A genomic window from Micromonospora sp. WMMA1947 includes:
- a CDS encoding GntR family transcriptional regulator gives MADRGRIQNVSQPQLSETVASLLRDRIMSGQLRPGERIRLEEVAQETGLSITPVREALLMLRAEDMVELQPRRGHVVAPLSRQDIIDVFSLQGHIAGELAARVAVGITPEQLDDLRQQHERLRRAAQARQVSRVEQLEYEFHRRINRLADARKLSWLLRTVTRYTPSRFYAADPEWRAGMIADHEALLDALAAGDPERVRPVMARHFTDGAERLVKHLDGLGVWAQ, from the coding sequence GTGGCGGACCGCGGCAGGATCCAGAACGTCTCTCAGCCCCAGCTCTCCGAGACCGTGGCGAGCCTGCTGCGCGACCGGATCATGTCCGGCCAGCTGCGACCCGGCGAACGCATCCGGCTCGAGGAGGTCGCCCAGGAGACCGGACTGAGCATCACGCCGGTACGCGAGGCGCTGCTGATGCTGCGCGCGGAGGACATGGTCGAGCTGCAACCGCGACGCGGGCACGTGGTGGCGCCGCTGTCCCGGCAGGACATCATCGACGTGTTCAGCCTCCAGGGCCACATCGCCGGTGAGCTGGCCGCCCGGGTGGCCGTCGGCATCACCCCGGAGCAGCTCGACGACCTGCGGCAGCAGCACGAGCGGCTGCGCCGAGCCGCCCAGGCCCGGCAGGTCAGCCGGGTCGAGCAGCTCGAATACGAGTTCCACCGCCGGATCAACCGCCTCGCCGACGCGCGCAAGCTGTCCTGGCTGCTGCGCACCGTGACCCGCTACACGCCGTCGCGGTTCTACGCCGCCGACCCGGAGTGGCGGGCCGGCATGATCGCCGATCACGAGGCGCTGCTCGACGCGCTCGCGGCGGGCGACCCGGAGCGCGTCCGGCCGGTCATGGCCCGGCACTTCACCGACGGCGCGGAACGGCTGGTCAAGCACCTCGACGGGCTGGGCGTGTGGGCGCAGTGA
- a CDS encoding LLM class F420-dependent oxidoreductase, protein MRIGTTLAYAADPRSGADEVAAWEQDGLDVIWVSEAYGFDAPTVMGYLAARTSRAHIGSAILPIFSRTPALLAQTAAGLDAMSGGRAILGLGASGPQVIEGWHGVAYDRPLARTREVIDICRRVWRRETLTNDGLYRLPLPPGEGTGLGKPLKILTHPVRDRIPIHVASLGDRNVRMTAEIADGWLPFLYDPARAGDVWGAALAAGRAKRSADLGPLDVVAGGPLVIGPDVTGLRDLARPLVALYVGGMGAKGRNFYHDLLCRYGYTAEADRIQELYLAGRKAEAAAAVPAELLERTSLIGPESYVRDRVQEYRDAGVTILNVAPLGEDPRRLVAAVADMAR, encoded by the coding sequence ATGCGTATCGGGACGACACTGGCGTACGCCGCCGACCCCCGGAGCGGCGCCGACGAGGTCGCCGCCTGGGAACAGGACGGCCTGGACGTGATCTGGGTGTCCGAGGCGTACGGCTTCGACGCGCCCACGGTGATGGGTTACCTGGCCGCCCGGACGAGCCGGGCGCACATCGGCTCCGCGATCCTGCCGATCTTCTCGCGTACCCCGGCTCTGCTGGCGCAGACCGCGGCGGGCCTGGACGCCATGTCCGGTGGCCGGGCCATCCTCGGCCTGGGCGCGTCCGGACCGCAGGTGATCGAGGGATGGCACGGCGTCGCCTACGACCGGCCGCTGGCCCGCACCCGCGAGGTGATCGACATCTGCCGGCGGGTGTGGCGGCGCGAGACGCTGACGAACGACGGCCTCTACCGGCTGCCGCTGCCGCCCGGCGAGGGCACCGGGCTGGGCAAGCCGCTGAAGATCCTCACCCACCCGGTCCGCGACCGCATCCCGATCCACGTGGCGAGCCTGGGCGACCGGAACGTCCGGATGACCGCCGAGATCGCCGACGGGTGGCTGCCGTTCCTCTACGACCCGGCCCGCGCGGGCGACGTCTGGGGCGCCGCGCTGGCCGCCGGCCGCGCGAAGCGGTCGGCTGATCTCGGGCCGCTGGACGTGGTGGCCGGCGGGCCGCTGGTGATCGGCCCGGACGTGACCGGACTGCGCGACCTCGCCCGGCCGCTGGTCGCCCTCTACGTGGGCGGGATGGGCGCCAAGGGCCGCAACTTCTACCACGACCTGCTGTGCCGCTACGGCTACACCGCCGAGGCGGACCGCATCCAGGAGCTCTACCTGGCCGGCCGCAAGGCCGAGGCCGCCGCCGCGGTGCCGGCGGAACTGCTGGAACGCACCAGCCTGATCGGGCCGGAGAGCTACGTGCGCGACCGGGTCCAGGAGTACCGCGACGCGGGCGTGACGATCCTCAACGTCGCGCCGCTGGGCGAGGACCCGCGGCGTCTCGTCGCCGCCGTCGCGGACATGGCCCGGTAG
- a CDS encoding acetyl-CoA C-acetyltransferase, producing the protein MTTDAFIYDALRTPRGRGKPTGSLYGVKPVSLITGLIEETLRRMPGLDPALIDDIVLGVVSPLGDQGADIARTAAVAAGLPDTVAGVQLNRFCASGLEAVNIAAQKVRSGWEDLVLAGGVESMSRVPMGSDGGAWALDPEVNFTTGFVPQGISADLIATIAGFDRETVDAFALQSQARAAKAWANGYFARSVVPVRDRNGLTVLDRDEHIRADSTAESLAALRPSFAEIGEKAGFDAVALQKYHWVERIEHVHTAGNSSGIVDGAALVAIGGEAAGVAAGLTPRARVVATALSGADPTIMLTGPAPAARKALAKAGLGVDDLDLVEINEAFAAVVLRFVADLGIEPEIVNVNGGAIAMGHPLGATGAMILGTLVDELERRGGRYGLATLCAGGGMGIATVIERI; encoded by the coding sequence ATGACGACCGATGCGTTCATCTACGACGCGTTGCGCACGCCGCGCGGGCGGGGCAAGCCGACCGGATCGCTGTACGGGGTGAAGCCGGTTTCGCTGATCACCGGCCTGATCGAGGAGACCCTGCGGCGGATGCCCGGCCTCGACCCGGCGCTGATCGACGACATCGTGCTCGGGGTGGTGTCCCCCCTCGGCGACCAGGGCGCCGACATCGCCCGGACCGCTGCCGTCGCGGCCGGCCTGCCCGACACGGTGGCCGGCGTGCAGCTCAACCGCTTCTGCGCCTCCGGCCTGGAGGCGGTGAACATCGCCGCGCAGAAGGTGCGCTCCGGCTGGGAGGACCTCGTCCTGGCCGGTGGCGTCGAGTCCATGTCCCGGGTGCCGATGGGCTCCGACGGCGGGGCGTGGGCGCTGGACCCGGAGGTCAACTTCACCACCGGGTTCGTGCCGCAGGGCATCAGCGCCGACCTCATCGCCACCATCGCCGGGTTCGACCGGGAGACGGTCGACGCGTTCGCGCTCCAGTCGCAGGCGCGGGCCGCGAAGGCCTGGGCCAACGGCTACTTCGCCCGTTCCGTGGTGCCGGTCCGCGACCGCAACGGGCTGACCGTGCTGGACCGGGACGAGCACATCCGGGCCGACTCGACGGCGGAGAGCCTCGCCGCGCTGCGCCCCTCGTTCGCCGAGATCGGCGAGAAGGCGGGCTTCGACGCGGTCGCCCTGCAGAAGTACCACTGGGTCGAGCGCATCGAGCACGTCCACACGGCGGGCAACTCCTCCGGCATCGTCGACGGCGCCGCGCTCGTCGCGATCGGCGGCGAGGCGGCCGGCGTCGCCGCCGGTCTCACCCCGCGCGCCCGCGTCGTGGCGACAGCGCTCAGCGGCGCCGACCCCACCATCATGCTCACCGGCCCGGCCCCGGCCGCCCGCAAGGCGCTGGCGAAGGCCGGCCTCGGCGTCGACGACCTCGACCTGGTCGAGATCAACGAGGCGTTCGCCGCGGTGGTCCTGCGGTTCGTCGCCGACCTCGGGATCGAGCCGGAGATCGTCAACGTCAACGGCGGGGCGATCGCGATGGGCCACCCGCTGGGCGCGACCGGCGCCATGATCCTCGGCACGCTCGTCGACGAGCTGGAACGACGCGGCGGCCGCTACGGCCTGGCCACGCTGTGCGCGGGCGGCGGCATGGGCATCGCGACCGTGATCGAACGAATCTGA
- a CDS encoding enoyl-CoA hydratase-related protein yields the protein MRAATSGGVRTIWFDRPDRRNAMTLEMFRDYYAALVAADADPEVRAVVVTGAGDWFCAGADPEALAALLDERNRDLLAGEFGFPPHLPLTLGTPIVAAMNGGAAGLGLVHALYADVRFLAAQARLSTSFSRLGLVAEYGSAWLLPRLIGVGAALDLLVSGRKVDAVEAFRIGLVQRVLPRDEVLAEAQAYAAALAQHCSPASMAVIRRQVWSGAETGAAEAATDAIRLMVESLAGADFGEALLSRAQGRLPRFAPRAGA from the coding sequence TTGCGGGCCGCCACCAGCGGCGGTGTCCGCACCATCTGGTTCGACCGGCCCGACCGGCGCAACGCGATGACGCTGGAGATGTTCCGCGACTACTACGCGGCCCTGGTCGCGGCGGACGCGGATCCGGAGGTCCGGGCGGTCGTGGTGACCGGCGCCGGCGACTGGTTCTGTGCCGGCGCCGACCCGGAGGCGCTGGCCGCGCTGCTCGACGAGCGCAACCGTGACCTGCTCGCGGGCGAGTTCGGCTTCCCGCCGCACCTGCCGCTGACGCTCGGCACGCCGATCGTCGCGGCGATGAACGGCGGCGCGGCGGGCCTCGGCCTGGTCCACGCGCTCTACGCCGACGTGCGGTTCCTCGCGGCGCAGGCGCGCCTGTCCACCTCGTTCAGCCGGCTCGGCCTCGTCGCCGAGTACGGCAGCGCCTGGCTGCTGCCCCGGCTGATCGGCGTCGGCGCCGCGCTGGACCTGCTGGTGTCCGGCCGCAAGGTCGACGCGGTCGAGGCGTTCCGGATCGGACTTGTGCAACGCGTGCTCCCGCGCGACGAGGTGCTGGCCGAGGCACAAGCCTATGCCGCGGCCCTGGCGCAGCACTGCTCACCGGCCTCCATGGCGGTGATCCGGCGGCAGGTGTGGTCGGGTGCGGAGACCGGCGCCGCCGAGGCCGCCACCGACGCGATCCGGCTCATGGTCGAGTCCCTGGCCGGCGCCGACTTCGGCGAGGCCCTGCTCAGCCGGGCCCAGGGCCGACTGCCCCGCTTCGCCCCCCGGGCCGGCGCGTGA
- a CDS encoding acyl-CoA dehydrogenase family protein yields MEWSDEQRSLVEAVRDFCRREVGTREQRQNLTNGGREPHSPELYRRMADLGWLGLSLPEEFDGGGAGMTELCLFLEETARAMAPIGGFTTSIIVAATYQRFGTPAQKKLILSGVARGVIEAVAMSEPEAGSDVANLSCRAERTDDGYVVNGQKTWCSNAHLAEHILLVARTSGRAGDHHGLTMFLVPASAPGLTVSGIDTMGGREVNDLYFTDCLLPADAVVGEVDNGWRQLMAGLNMERLILASVMLGTAQRAFDDVVEYVKNRRQFRRPIGSFQVLRHRLADLATEIECARLLVYDTAAKVDKAPDTVLPRESSMAKLKATETARRVALDAMQMMGGYGYTTEFDMERLVRSSIVSTVYGGASEIQREIIAKTYGLSEQMS; encoded by the coding sequence GTGGAGTGGAGCGACGAGCAACGATCCCTGGTCGAGGCGGTGCGGGACTTCTGCCGCCGCGAGGTGGGCACCCGCGAGCAGCGGCAGAACCTCACCAACGGCGGCCGGGAACCGCACAGCCCGGAGCTGTACCGCAGGATGGCCGACCTCGGCTGGCTGGGCCTGTCGCTGCCGGAGGAGTTCGACGGCGGCGGCGCCGGCATGACGGAGCTGTGCCTGTTCCTGGAGGAGACGGCCCGCGCGATGGCCCCGATCGGCGGCTTCACCACCTCGATCATCGTGGCCGCCACCTACCAGCGGTTCGGCACGCCGGCGCAGAAGAAGCTGATCCTGTCCGGGGTGGCCCGCGGCGTCATCGAGGCGGTCGCGATGTCCGAGCCCGAGGCCGGCTCGGACGTGGCGAACCTGAGCTGCCGCGCCGAGCGCACCGACGACGGATACGTCGTCAACGGCCAGAAGACGTGGTGTTCGAACGCCCACCTGGCCGAGCACATCCTGCTGGTCGCCCGCACCTCCGGCCGGGCCGGCGACCACCACGGCCTGACCATGTTCCTGGTCCCCGCCTCGGCGCCCGGCCTGACCGTCTCCGGCATCGACACCATGGGCGGCCGGGAGGTGAACGACCTCTACTTCACCGACTGCCTGCTGCCCGCCGACGCGGTGGTCGGCGAGGTCGACAACGGCTGGCGGCAGCTGATGGCCGGGCTCAACATGGAGCGGTTGATCCTCGCCAGCGTCATGCTCGGCACCGCGCAGCGGGCGTTCGACGACGTCGTGGAGTACGTGAAGAACCGGCGGCAGTTCCGCCGGCCGATCGGCTCGTTCCAGGTGCTCCGGCACCGGCTGGCCGACCTGGCCACCGAGATCGAGTGCGCCCGGCTGCTCGTCTACGACACCGCCGCGAAGGTCGACAAGGCGCCGGACACGGTGCTGCCCCGGGAGAGTTCGATGGCGAAGCTCAAGGCCACCGAGACCGCCCGCCGGGTCGCCCTGGACGCGATGCAGATGATGGGCGGCTACGGCTACACCACGGAGTTCGACATGGAGCGCCTGGTCCGCTCGTCGATCGTGTCCACCGTCTACGGCGGTGCCAGCGAGATCCAGCGCGAGATCATCGCCAAGACGTACGGCCTGTCCGAGCAGATGTCCTGA
- a CDS encoding aldehyde dehydrogenase family protein, which translates to MTSLVEHPRRLRVVDPVTGEHRADYDLADDAAVRAAVSRAREAAGWWAGLDARQRRRHLLAYKAAVAGGIEELAGIVRSETGKSLAGAQLEVMLAVEHLDWAARHAARVLRRRSVPSGLLAFNQAASVEYVPYGVVGVIGPWNYPVYTPMGAVSHALAAGNAVVFKPSEFTPGVGVWLAERWHELLPDHPVLQVVTGDGTTGAALCRASADKIAFTGSAATGRAVMAACAETLTPVVIEGGGKDALIVAADADLDAAARAAVFGGLGNAGQTCAGVERVYVERSVYEPFLATLTELARQVRPGAEPDAPYGPMTTPTQPDVVLRHVTDALDRGARAVVGDAASVRPPFVEPVVLTDVPEDSTAVTEETFGPVLVVNPVADADEAVRRTNATSYGLSGSIFTRDRRRGLALAGRLRAGAVSVNSVLGYAGVPSLPFGGVGDSGFGRVHGADGLREFARPRSVTWQRFRPLIEVMTLQPSASAMKRSLAMFAWRHGRR; encoded by the coding sequence ATGACGTCCCTCGTGGAGCACCCTCGCCGGCTGCGCGTCGTCGACCCGGTGACAGGCGAGCACCGCGCCGACTACGACCTCGCCGACGACGCCGCCGTACGCGCCGCCGTGTCGCGGGCCCGCGAGGCGGCCGGCTGGTGGGCCGGGCTGGACGCCCGGCAGCGCCGCCGGCATCTGCTGGCGTACAAGGCGGCGGTCGCCGGCGGCATCGAGGAACTGGCCGGGATCGTCCGGAGCGAGACCGGCAAGAGCCTCGCCGGGGCGCAGCTCGAGGTGATGCTCGCCGTCGAGCACCTGGACTGGGCGGCCCGGCACGCCGCGCGGGTGCTCCGGCGACGGTCGGTCCCCTCCGGCCTGCTCGCGTTCAACCAGGCCGCCTCCGTCGAGTACGTGCCGTACGGCGTGGTCGGCGTGATCGGCCCCTGGAACTACCCCGTCTACACCCCGATGGGCGCGGTGTCGCACGCGCTCGCCGCCGGCAACGCGGTGGTGTTCAAGCCCAGCGAGTTCACCCCCGGCGTCGGGGTGTGGCTGGCCGAGCGGTGGCACGAGCTGCTTCCCGACCACCCGGTCCTCCAGGTGGTCACCGGTGACGGCACGACCGGGGCCGCACTGTGCCGCGCCTCGGCCGACAAGATCGCGTTCACCGGCTCGGCAGCGACCGGGCGCGCCGTCATGGCCGCCTGCGCCGAGACCCTGACCCCGGTGGTGATCGAGGGTGGCGGCAAGGACGCGCTGATCGTCGCCGCCGACGCCGACCTCGACGCCGCCGCGCGGGCGGCGGTCTTCGGTGGCCTGGGCAACGCCGGGCAGACCTGCGCCGGCGTCGAGCGCGTCTACGTCGAACGGTCCGTCTACGAGCCGTTCCTGGCCACGCTCACCGAGCTGGCGCGGCAGGTCCGGCCCGGTGCCGAGCCGGACGCGCCGTACGGACCGATGACCACGCCCACCCAGCCGGACGTCGTGCTCCGGCACGTCACCGACGCCCTCGACCGGGGCGCCCGGGCGGTGGTGGGTGACGCGGCCTCCGTGCGGCCCCCGTTCGTGGAGCCGGTCGTGCTGACCGACGTGCCCGAGGACAGCACCGCCGTCACCGAGGAGACGTTCGGGCCGGTGCTCGTGGTCAACCCGGTGGCCGACGCCGACGAGGCGGTACGCCGGACGAACGCGACGAGCTACGGGCTCTCCGGCTCGATCTTCACCCGCGACCGCCGCCGTGGGCTGGCGCTCGCCGGGCGGCTGCGGGCCGGCGCGGTGTCTGTCAACTCGGTGCTGGGATACGCGGGCGTGCCGTCACTGCCCTTCGGCGGAGTGGGCGACTCGGGGTTCGGGCGGGTCCACGGCGCGGACGGCCTGCGCGAGTTCGCCCGGCCGCGATCGGTGACGTGGCAGCGGTTCCGGCCGCTGATCGAGGTGATGACGCTCCAGCCGTCCGCGTCGGCGATGAAGCGGTCGCTGGCGATGTTCGCGTGGCGTCATGGCCGCCGGTGA
- a CDS encoding CaiB/BaiF CoA-transferase family protein: MSGPLDGVRILELAGIGPGPFAAMLLADLGADVVRVDRPEPGAFAAGDPGRNLLNRGKRSVVVDLKHPEGAEVVLALADRAAILIEGWRPGVAERLGVGPEAVLARNPGLVYGRMTGWGQDGPLARAAGHDIGYIAVAGALHPIGRAGGPPQIPLNLVGDFGGGALYLVVGILAALHVAGATGRGQVVDAAIVDGAAHLTTPFAGLLAEGVWRAERGRNLLDGGAPFYDVYATADGGHMAVGALEPQFYAELLRLLGLAGADLPDRHDVTGWPVLRARFAEVFAGRTRDEWTAVFDGTDACVAPVLSLAEAPGHPHLVARGTYEEHFGVRQPAVAPRLSGTPGRVGGPPPAPGADTEPVLTDWGLGEHLPGWLDGGAVGRKQGAAH; this comes from the coding sequence GTGAGCGGGCCCCTGGACGGCGTCCGGATCCTGGAACTGGCCGGGATCGGCCCCGGCCCGTTCGCCGCCATGCTGCTCGCCGACCTCGGCGCCGACGTGGTGCGCGTCGACCGGCCGGAGCCCGGCGCGTTCGCCGCCGGCGACCCCGGGCGGAACCTGCTCAACCGGGGCAAACGCTCGGTCGTGGTGGACCTGAAGCACCCCGAGGGTGCCGAGGTGGTCCTCGCGCTGGCCGACCGGGCCGCGATCCTGATCGAGGGCTGGCGTCCCGGCGTGGCCGAGCGCCTCGGCGTCGGACCGGAGGCCGTGCTGGCCCGCAACCCGGGGCTGGTCTACGGGCGGATGACCGGGTGGGGACAGGACGGGCCGCTGGCCCGCGCCGCGGGCCACGACATCGGCTACATCGCCGTCGCCGGGGCGCTGCACCCGATCGGCCGGGCCGGCGGGCCGCCGCAGATCCCGCTCAACCTGGTCGGCGACTTCGGCGGCGGCGCGCTCTACCTGGTCGTCGGCATCCTGGCGGCGCTGCACGTCGCCGGCGCCACCGGGCGAGGACAGGTCGTCGACGCCGCCATCGTGGACGGCGCGGCCCACCTCACCACCCCGTTCGCCGGGCTGCTCGCCGAGGGCGTCTGGCGCGCCGAGCGGGGCCGCAACCTGCTCGACGGCGGCGCGCCCTTCTACGACGTGTACGCCACCGCCGACGGCGGCCACATGGCGGTGGGCGCACTGGAACCGCAGTTCTACGCCGAACTGCTGCGGCTGCTGGGGCTCGCAGGCGCGGACCTGCCGGACCGGCACGACGTCACCGGATGGCCGGTGCTGCGCGCCCGCTTCGCCGAGGTGTTCGCCGGGCGTACCCGCGACGAGTGGACGGCCGTGTTCGACGGCACCGACGCCTGCGTCGCGCCGGTGCTGTCCCTGGCCGAGGCGCCGGGCCACCCGCACCTGGTCGCGCGCGGCACGTACGAGGAGCACTTCGGCGTCCGGCAACCCGCCGTGGCGCCCCGCCTGTCCGGGACACCCGGCCGGGTCGGCGGCCCGCCGCCCGCACCCGGCGCGGACACCGAGCCCGTGCTCACCGACTGGGGGCTGGGCGAACACCTACCGGGGTGGCTGGACGGCGGCGCCGTCGGCCGGAAGCAGGGAGCAGCGCACTGA
- a CDS encoding 3-hydroxyacyl-CoA dehydrogenase NAD-binding domain-containing protein, whose translation MANTIRWEHGDDGIVLLTLDHPGRSANVMNAEFGESLTATVDRLEAERDRIAGVIVTSAKKTFFAGGDLETLVRLTPADAGTSAAGAAALKHAVRRLETLGRPVVAAINGSALGGGLELALGCHHRIVLDDPGIEIGFPEVTLGLLPGCGGVVRTVRLLGVTAALTNWLLRGQRRRPQDALAHGLVDELAADRDALMAAARAWIAANADATQPYDRKGYRMPGGTPSSPGLATQLPAMPALLRKQLKGAPYPAPRNILAAAVEGAQVDLDTAFTIEGRYFTELATGQVAKNMIKALFFDLQAARSRTAGGDHEPVRSVAVVGAGMMGAAIAYVCARAGMRVVLKDVTAEGAARGKAYSAGLLDKAVARGRSTPEKRDEILGRIHATGDLADLTGVDLAIEAVFEDPALKHKVYAEIEQVAPGALIASNTSTLPITLLAEGVSRPEEFIGLHFFSPVDKMPLVEVIRGERTDEATLGRALGVVGQLRKTPIVVNDSRGFFTSRVIGTFTNEGVAMLAEGIPAATIEQASSQAGYPAPVLALMDELTLTLPRRIRLETAAATVAAGGTWQPHAADAVIDRMIDECGRTGRSGGAGFYDYRDGKRAGLWPGLREQFGGTNLDTPFEDLKERMLFIEAIESVRCLDEGVLTSVADANVGSILGIGYPSWTGGVLQYVNQYDGGLPGFVARARVLAERYGERFDPPPTLVAMAERGERFE comes from the coding sequence ATGGCAAACACCATCCGGTGGGAGCACGGCGACGACGGCATCGTGCTGCTCACCCTCGACCACCCCGGCCGCTCGGCGAACGTGATGAACGCGGAGTTCGGCGAGAGCCTGACCGCCACTGTGGACCGGCTCGAGGCCGAGCGCGACCGGATCGCCGGCGTGATCGTCACCTCGGCCAAGAAGACGTTCTTCGCCGGCGGCGACCTGGAGACCCTGGTACGGCTCACGCCCGCCGACGCCGGGACGTCGGCGGCCGGCGCGGCCGCGCTCAAGCACGCCGTACGCCGGCTGGAGACGCTCGGCCGTCCGGTGGTCGCCGCGATCAACGGATCGGCTCTCGGCGGCGGACTCGAACTGGCCCTGGGCTGCCACCACCGCATCGTGCTCGACGACCCGGGCATCGAGATCGGCTTTCCCGAGGTCACGCTCGGTCTGCTGCCCGGCTGCGGCGGCGTGGTGCGCACCGTCCGGCTGCTCGGCGTCACCGCCGCGCTGACGAACTGGCTGCTGCGTGGCCAGCGCCGCCGCCCGCAGGACGCGCTCGCGCACGGACTGGTCGACGAGCTGGCCGCCGACCGGGACGCCCTCATGGCCGCCGCCCGCGCCTGGATCGCCGCGAACGCGGACGCGACCCAGCCGTACGACCGCAAGGGCTACCGGATGCCCGGCGGCACCCCCTCAAGCCCGGGGCTCGCGACGCAGTTGCCGGCCATGCCGGCGCTGCTGCGCAAGCAGCTCAAGGGCGCGCCCTACCCGGCGCCGCGCAACATCCTCGCCGCCGCCGTCGAAGGCGCCCAGGTCGACCTGGACACCGCGTTCACGATCGAGGGGCGGTACTTCACCGAGCTGGCCACCGGCCAGGTCGCCAAAAACATGATCAAGGCGCTCTTCTTCGACCTCCAGGCCGCCCGGTCCCGGACCGCCGGTGGCGACCACGAGCCGGTGCGCAGCGTCGCCGTCGTCGGCGCGGGCATGATGGGCGCCGCCATCGCGTACGTCTGCGCCCGCGCCGGGATGCGGGTGGTGCTCAAGGACGTCACCGCCGAGGGGGCGGCGCGGGGCAAGGCGTACTCGGCGGGCCTGCTCGACAAGGCGGTCGCCCGGGGCCGGTCCACGCCGGAGAAGCGCGACGAGATCCTGGGCCGCATCCACGCCACCGGCGACCTCGCCGACCTGACCGGCGTCGACCTCGCGATCGAGGCGGTCTTCGAGGACCCGGCGCTCAAGCACAAGGTGTACGCCGAGATCGAGCAGGTGGCGCCAGGCGCGCTGATCGCCTCCAACACCTCCACGCTGCCCATCACGCTGCTCGCCGAGGGCGTCAGCCGGCCGGAGGAGTTCATCGGGCTGCACTTCTTCTCCCCGGTGGACAAGATGCCGCTGGTCGAGGTGATCCGCGGGGAGCGGACCGACGAGGCCACGCTCGGCCGGGCGCTGGGTGTCGTCGGTCAGCTGCGCAAGACGCCGATCGTCGTCAACGACAGCCGGGGATTCTTCACCAGCCGGGTCATCGGCACGTTCACCAACGAGGGCGTGGCGATGCTGGCCGAGGGCATCCCGGCGGCGACGATCGAGCAGGCCAGCAGCCAGGCCGGGTATCCCGCGCCGGTCCTCGCGCTGATGGACGAGCTCACCCTCACCCTGCCCCGCAGGATCCGCCTGGAGACGGCCGCGGCGACTGTGGCCGCCGGGGGCACCTGGCAACCGCACGCTGCCGACGCGGTCATCGACCGGATGATCGACGAGTGCGGCCGGACCGGACGCTCGGGCGGCGCCGGCTTCTACGACTACCGCGACGGGAAGCGGGCCGGGCTCTGGCCGGGGCTGCGGGAGCAGTTCGGCGGCACGAACCTGGACACGCCGTTCGAGGACCTCAAGGAGCGGATGCTCTTCATCGAGGCGATCGAGTCGGTGCGGTGCCTGGATGAGGGCGTGCTGACCTCGGTGGCCGACGCCAACGTCGGCTCGATCCTGGGCATCGGTTATCCGAGCTGGACCGGCGGCGTCCTGCAGTACGTCAACCAGTACGACGGCGGGCTGCCCGGCTTCGTGGCCCGCGCCCGGGTGCTGGCCGAGCGCTACGGCGAGCGGTTCGACCCGCCGCCGACGCTGGTGGCCATGGCCGAGCGGGGGGAGCGGTTCGAGTAG